Proteins co-encoded in one Papaver somniferum cultivar HN1 chromosome 5, ASM357369v1, whole genome shotgun sequence genomic window:
- the LOC113280091 gene encoding zinc finger MYM-type protein 1-like has protein sequence MSLDHFLPPAKKLKTIESFFKPKRGDKSSELLPSTDNVGMPTSSHHEHGTSQQQKKPSYAQPTISSKAKEVAAQRNGGTYERDPGLRCQIYEYPVNQRDEHSWLEYSIEKNKAYCFPCFIFETDPPKRPAFTIEGFSYFKHIGSNKTVSTCSFVQHIGHIKSSHMVAVEACENLRRPSRHIDRVFRKKSKEIIAKNRLRLKVAIETVRVLGLHACPFRGNDESLESTNRGNFIGLMKYASILNDKIAEVVLGNAPGKAMYTSPKIQKEILHILANKVKDTIRAEIGDAKFCILVDEAQDSSVQEQMAIVLRFVDTNGRIIERFFAVRSVEDTTSLTLKREISEALASHGILVENIRGQGLQLALVEAATDEQDVYLFFEKLKVIVKLFGASPKRHSQLKSAAVLEVATKLADGELETGSGANQTRTLKRAADTRWSSHFGFVFSLICMYNPACIVLQNVTKDGNTSKIRGMAKVAYLAIRSFEFVFILHLVGSVMAVTEVLCQALQKKT, from the exons ATGTCACTCGACCATTTTCTTCCACCGGCTAAGAAGTTAAAAACGATAGAGTCATTTTTCAAGCCTAAAAGGGGTGATAAATCAAGTGAGCTGCTTCCTTCTACTGACAATGTTGGCATGCCTACATCATCACACCATGAACATGGTACTTCTCAGCAGCAAAAGAAGCCATCATATGCTCAACCAACTATATCTAGTAAAGCCAAAGAAGTTGCAGCTCAAAGAAATGGAGGTACTTATGAGCGTGATCCAGGTTTGCGGTGCCAAATTTATGAATATCCAGTGAATCAACGTGATGAG CATTCATGGCTAGAGTACTCTATCGAAAAGAACAAAGCGTATTGCTTCCCTTGCTTTATTTTTGAAACGGATCCACCTAAGCGTCCTGCATTTACAATAGAAGGTTTCTCATATTTCAAGCATATTGGTTCTAATAAGACGGTATCTACATGTTCATTTGTTCAACATATTGGACATATCAAATCTTCTCACATGGTAGCTGTGGAAGCTTGTGAAAATCTTCGGAGGCCATCTCGCCATATTGATAGAGTTTTTCGTAAAAAAAGTAAGGAGATTATAGCAAAGAACAGGCTACGACTAAAGGTAGCAATTGAGACAGTTAGAGTGCTTGGTCTTCATGCATGTCCTTTTAGAGGTAACGATGAGTCATTAGAGTCAACAAATCGTGGTAATTTTATTGGTTTGATGAAATATGCATCCATATTGAATGACAAGATTGCTGAAGTTGTCTTAGGAAATGCACCTGGAAAGGCAATGTATACTTCACCGAAGATTCAAAAGGAAATTCTACATATTCTCGCTAACAAGGTAAAGGATACTATTCGTGCAGAAATCGGAGATGCTAAATTTTGTATTCTTGTAGATGAAGCACAAGATTCATCAGTTCAAGAGCAAATGGCTATTGTTCTGAGGTTTGTTGATACTAATGGTCGCATTATAGAGCGGTTTTTTGCAGTCAGAAGTGTTGAGGACACCACGTCATTAACTTTAAAGAGGGAGATTTCCGAAGCTCTTGCTTCACATGGTATTTTAGTAGAAAATATTCGGGGTCAGGG GTTACAACTAGCATTAGTAGAAGCAGCTACAGATGAGCAAGATGTTTATCTGTTTTTTGAGAAGTTAAAGGTTATTGTCAAGCTTTTTGGGGCTTCTCCTAAGCGTCACAGTCAATTGAAATCTGCAGCAGTATTAGAGGTCGCCACAAAATTAGCTGATGGTGAACTTGAGACTGGTTCGGGAGCCAATCAAACTCGTACTTTGAAACGGGCAGCAGATACTCGTTGGAGCTCacattttggttttgtattcagtTTGATCTGTATGTATAATCCAGCTTGCATAGTCCTTCAAAATGTTACGAAAGATGGAAACACCTCTAAGATAAGGGGGATGGCGAAAGTTGCTTATCTTGCAATTAGGtcttttgagtttgtttttatctTACACTTGGTGGGAAGTGTTATGGCGGTAACAGAAGTGTTATGTCAAGCTCtgcaaaagaaaacataa